The nucleotide window GGTAAAGCTCTGGTCAGAAAAAACGAAACATGAACGCTTTGAAAACAGCGATGCTCGATACGTACACAATGGCGACCTGGCCTTGGCGAGCCCGGTTTCGTCAGGTGCATTCGCGCGTTGGCTTGGCACCGGTGATGGTACTGTTTTACCACCGGGTAGCCGATCATGATGTCACCCCGTGGAGTATCACTTGCGATGGTTTTCGGCGTCATTTGGATTATCTGCAAGCCAAGTTCGAGATGGTTTCTCTCGCAGAAGGGCAACGCCGCATTGCGATGCGTTTCAATCCGCATCCCTGCGTAGCGATTACGTTTGACGATGGCTACGGAGATAACTGTGAATTCGCGATCAACGAGTTGAATGCCCGGCAGATACCGGCTACCTATTTCGTAACGCTCGGCAACGTACTCAGTGGCGAGCCATTCTCGCATGATGCTCAGTTGGGACTGAAGACCCCACCCAACACCGTGGAAGAACTGCGTGAGATGATCGCGGGCGGATATATCGAAATCGGCGGGCACACACGCACGCATGCTGATATCGGCGCACTGCACGATCCCGCACGGATTTATGACGAAGTGATCGAGGCAACTCGCGAACTGGAACGACTGATTGAGCAGCCGATTCGGTACTT belongs to Bremerella cremea and includes:
- a CDS encoding polysaccharide deacetylase family protein codes for the protein MNALKTAMLDTYTMATWPWRARFRQVHSRVGLAPVMVLFYHRVADHDVTPWSITCDGFRRHLDYLQAKFEMVSLAEGQRRIAMRFNPHPCVAITFDDGYGDNCEFAINELNARQIPATYFVTLGNVLSGEPFSHDAQLGLKTPPNTVEELREMIAGGYIEIGGHTRTHADIGALHDPARIYDEVIEATRELERLIEQPIRYFAFPFGMPANLNDTAINLLRENGILAFCSAYGGYNLPGDDPYHIQRIHGDPEFSRLRNWLTVDPRKLAGVTRYQPRYTRLPDSSGGQP